DNA sequence from the Macrobrachium nipponense isolate FS-2020 chromosome 26, ASM1510439v2, whole genome shotgun sequence genome:
tgcttggcatttatgccaaaagtctataaatcAATGGAAGTGGGGAGCAATAAAAAACGTTAAATCTTAAGAGGTTGAACAATTTCCGCAAAATAAGTGTGAGAAAAGTTTGCTTGACGGGAGTTACAAGGTTGGCCAGTGAGAAGAGGAATTCTCCCCTTTAGTGCAAAACCGAAGGTAATTCCAAGGAATTAAAGATACacaaagcattttttaaaaaagatttttatttatatttgaaaacgTTTTCATGGCAGGTACTCTCCTTTGACGACAACACACCGAATCACTCGATAAAATCGCACAAAGAAAGGAACTGTTATCCGTAGTATTAATGATCTGTTGCTGTTCATGAGATTCTGGAAAGGAAATTCAGCCTCTGAAAAATCGGTGCTTGAAATCAAGAGAGGGATGAGAGATGGTCATCAGGGCTTAGTAATCACTCGAATGTAATCCCGCGGGCGCGCTGCTCCTCGGCGATGCGGATCTGCTCGATGGCGTGGGCGGGGAGTGGGTGCGGGGTTGGGATGAAGGGGGACTCGGCGCGGAAGCCGTTTTCGTCCGCGACGTAGCGGACCTCAGCGAAGGATCCGTCGGGGAGAGGGAACCTGTTGGGGAGaaaggatgtcgagagagagagttgattaatAAATTGAGAAATTGCAAGGTTAACTGACTGGAATGATGTCCAACAGTTTCATTTAATACATTGCAATGGagcaataactgaaaaaaatcatttttcttttttttttttgcaacatggAAAACAACGTCCTCTCTGAATACGGGTTTACGtgattgttgaaataatcatataTCCACTCTCAAAATTGAACTGACGTAATGATGAagagcagacagagagagagagagagagggggaatgcAACATCCTTCTCTTACCTGAAGGATCCCTCCATGTTGGTCTGTCCCTGGGATCCCGAAAATCCCCTCCTGGATTCACTGATGCCGTTGTCGGCCTCGAACTCGTAAACGAAAGCGCCGTTGCCCAAATCCTGACGTTCGTCCCTCAGGATGGCCACCGGGTTCAGCTGTCCGAACTGGGGGGCGGCAACGGCCAGGGCGGCGAGGCAGGCGAAGATGACCTGCGTCAGGAAGGTGCCGTTATAGACAAGGTTAAGAGATGAAGATGATTTAGCTTCTTATCTATATACTTAATTTCGTGTGGTTTAGAGATCGAAATAATTACGTTAACCTTCAACGAGAAAATGTCGAATTTCTAGAAATAGTTGTACCTTGATGCCTACTTTACAAATGCGCCAAAATTTTATCCCCATTCTGTTTATGCTTGAAGACGTACATGTCGAGTTAGCGGTCGGTGAAGCGAAACTGTAATTGCGCTGAGTATCCCACCCCCATTGAAAGATCGAATAATGAGTCTCATTGAGAAGAATGAACAAGTGGAGTCAGTTGAAATGAATGACTACTACTATCAGAAAGCACAGAATATGCTTGTATCTATTGCCACCTAAAGGGATGTGAAGGAATTCCAACTGATGAGTAAGGTATGAATGACTTTTTGTTCAAAGTAAGCGGGGCTTTTACAGTGGAATGACGTGAATTACCCGAATTTATGACCCGATTACTTTCAGCTACAGCCGGTGTATTAACAGATTTGCATTGGAATATTAAATCATCACTAATGACATTTACAGAATAACTGTATTATCAGGATCCTGCTTAGACGAAACAGATAACGCCTAACACCCGGAACTTTGTCATTTGTGTAAACGAAGTTGAATAAAACCTCCTTCAGGAACTCTCTTTATCCTTTTCATACTCACAGACTTCATGTTGCTCGAGTGAATGTTCAGGAAGGACTCGTTCCCTTTGGAAGAAGacaccctcttatatacatctcTTTTCCCCAACTCCACGGACGAGACAGGGCGAccgaggtaataaaaaaaaaagacaatatgcGCCTTGCTCAGGCCTGTTCCTACACAAGgtcaaatacctctctctctctctctctctctctctctctctctctctctctctctctctctctgcaatagaAAAGGAGCATTTATACAGGAAAGGGGAAGATATTTTGATGGGCACAGCAACAAAAGTCCGCAAGGAAAccctattatttttaatttctctctctctctctctctctctctctctgtgtgtgtgtgtgtgtgtgtaacagaaaAGGAGCATTTATACAGGAAAAGGGAAATTATTTTGATGGACACAGCAACAAAAGCACTCAAACAAAccccattatttttcatttctcccaagaattctatgttatatactatTTGTCACATAGAAAAAATAGGCTTGGTATTTGTAAATGCCGTGAACACGTAAGTCAGGCATAGTTTATGATAATAAGAAAGTACAAGATGCAATTACGctacataaacaagaaaaaatatggaCCAGTATAATTACTACAAGGAAGAGGTTCATTCAGAAAGAGAAAGTACATCATAGAAGTCCATATTTGTCCTTCGCGAAAGAACCATCAGCATTTCGTCGACTGCCTCAAAACATATAGTGGAACATTAACTTTTGTTCAGAAGGAGCACACTGATGTCTCCCAGACACTCAAGTCTTTCCGTACCATTTTTCGTTCATTCTGTATTCGCATTAGGCTGTAAGGGGggttctcactctctccctttctctctcggGGTTGAAAGTATTCCACCTTTCACCTTCTGTAAGCATTCAGAAGCATATACCGtttatgttaatattgttttcgcacgaatatatatatattatatatatatatatatatatatatatatacatatatatatatatatatatgtatgtatatatatatatatagtgtgttatatatatttatatatctgtgtatatatataaattaagtatatctacTATACGCTTATTTTCACCTTTTAGACGGCGATTGCAGATGGGTACTATCTTCTGGTTCTGAGCAAATCTTTAGCAGTGAAGCTAGTAGAACCGCTCCCTCATTTGTTAGTGCAAGCAGACAATGGCGCTCGTTAATCTCTGGCAGACTAGCGGGCGGTAGATCCGGAAACAATCTATGGACTTGGCAATCGTTAGTCGAACACCGTAGCACTTAAGCCAGCGCTCAGTTCggatgtttttgtttatatacatatatatgagtgtgcgcTGTTTCTCTGTATGTGCAAGTTCTCACTCGTTCCCTTTGTCTCTTGGCTTTGAAAGTATTCAACCTTTTCATCCTCTCGCTCAGCATTCTGAAACATGTATACTGTCTGACCAGCTGTTACCTGTTACCGAGCACCAGTGTCTGCTTGCACCATATGAAGGAGCTGGTTCTAGTAACTTTACTGTTAGAGatttgttcagaacctgacgatGTACCCTTTTGGCACCAGCCGTCTCaagcagtgtgccttcggcccctagctgcaaccactttcgttccttttactgtacttccttccatattttcttttttcatcttactctccaccctctcctaacactcgattcattgtgcaactacgaggttttcctcctgttacacctttcaaacattttattgtcagtttccatttcagcgccgaatgacctcattggtcccattgcttggcctttggcctaaattttatgttcaacTGAACCACCGTCTGAAAACTGGAAACACACTCacgcatattatacatgtaatatatatatagattgatatatatgtatattattatcgaTTTATTTTGATACAAGCACTGGAAGAGTGATTAACAATGTATTTGAATAAATTTGATAcacaagtaaaacaaaaaaaagtgaataataaaatataaatgttgaAATACCTTTGCTGCGGGAAAACCACAAGCTTGAATAAGACTTAATAGTTGAGACAGGCAGGATTATTTCGGTAGAAGTGAGGTTGTTGATCCTGTGATGAAAGTGAAGGCGACCACTGATTAAGCTCATTACCACGCACCTGGGATGCATTCGGTTCTTTCCGAGGAAACTTCCTCCAGAAAATATCGAttctaatgtttttcttttattttctctctcttaactggaTTTTGATGGCTCGTCCTTTTAGCAGGGACCCAGATTAATGTTGTGACCCATCTACCTCTGTCcagtactcccttctccctcatatcatttcTAATGCAATCTCCTCACCTCCACGTCCATTACTTCTCTTCttcatgtgttgctcttctcttctcatcaggtggccataccatcttaaccttgcctcttgactttctttgatgcttcagtgacatttactgtacccctaatatgttcatttctaaccttgccctttttggttactccacccatccacctaagcatcctcatctcggatACGTCCAAGTTTCTActctctgttttctttagtggtgctgcttccaatccgtatgtcattgctggtctgaccactgccttgtgcactctgccctttaatccTATAGGGACTTTCCCatcacatatgacaccagacaccttcctccgTTTGTTCCAACCACAATGAATCCAGTTGTTTATTTCCTGGAGGGGAAgcttgaaagatggagatatgccttggagagtagaggtttaaggataagcaggaaaaagacagaatatatgacaaccgaattggatggcgaccaacaaacaacaatcaaattaggcggagGAAACATGAAAAGGGTCCATAAATCcaagtaccttggctcagtgattgacaaagaggggaacatggaagaggaaattgaCATGTGACCGAAATGTCACTCATTTGTCAAAATTCCTGGCCCCTTTGGTTGTGTCGTCCAATGCGCTTGTGCTCAGATAATATTAGAGAATAAGGAAGAACCCATTACGAATTTTATTCCCATTTTTCAAACGGTTCCTTGACTATCGGACTGATATTGTCCAGAAAAATACTAAGCCTGAAATTCATACGTTCTTTTTCGGAAATCCCCTTGTACgtataaaagattaattttaacTTAACCCGCTTTAATTTTCCAAGTTCCAACATGTTTGGGATGACGCTGCCAGACCCGTGTTCGTCCCCAACGGTGGTTGCTACACCCCACACTAAAGCATCGTTCGTTTACATTATTTAATGATTATGTCAACAAAGACGCAATCAGATGAAGCAGACTGCATCCCTAATCCTTTGCACTGCCTGGGAATCAACCCCAGCTCCTCTCGGCGCTGGAGAAGGTATCCTCGCCACCGGATCAGTCTTCGCTTTTGAACTCTGATGTTCGTGTAATTGCAACTTCAAAAGTTCACGCGAAGATGCAATCtattattaccctaatactattctcctgcactttaatgcatttttatatgtatattatatatttattatttatttatttatttatttagtttttgccTCCTCTTACTtgctcctaatgaacaccatattctttagaagcttgaatttcaggtcagtggcccctctGGGCTTCTTCCTTGTGAATAGGgtccatctcctgaataataatatatactagacTAGTCTTGGGAATCAAAAATTTCTTAACAAACGCAGCCTTAACCTCAAAATACAAACTCTATATTCAATGGGGTCAAAAACTGtcaataaatttaatatagacTAGTCTTGGGAAGACAAAATTTATTAGTAAAACGCAGCCTTAACCTCAAAATACAAACTCGAAATTCAATGGGGTACAAAAACTGtcaataaatttataattttttataattatttatatacattttcagtataaaaaaaataaacgggaAACAAGCGACGGGTTTCAGAAACGGTCATCAGGGCTTAGTAGTCACTCGAATGTAATCCCGCGGGCGCGCTGCTCCTCGGCGATGCGGATCT
Encoded proteins:
- the LOC135200035 gene encoding cuticle protein AM1159-like: MKSVIFACLAALAVAAPQFGQLNPVAILRDERQDLGNGAFVYEFEADNGISESRRGFSGSQGQTNMEGSFRFPLPDGSFAEVRYVADENGFRAESPFIPTPHPLPAHAIEQIRIAEEQRARGITFE